In the genome of Nerophis ophidion isolate RoL-2023_Sa linkage group LG28, RoL_Noph_v1.0, whole genome shotgun sequence, the window ggttgattggcaacactaaattggccctagtgtgtgaatgttgtctgtctatctgtgttggcactgcgatgaggtggcgacttgtccagggtgtaccccgccttccgcccgattgtagctgagataggccccagcgccccccgcgaccccgaaagggaataagcggtagaaaatggatggatggatgctacaaagacaacatatttgatgttgaaactcataaactttcattttttttttgtaaataatgattaacttagaatttcatggctgcaacacttgccaaagtagttgggaaagggcatgttcaccactgtgttacatcaccttttcttttaacaacactcaataaacgtttgggaactgaggaaactaattgttgaagctttgaaagtggaattctttcccattcttgttttacgtagagcttcagtcgttcaacagtccggggtctccgctgtcgtattttacgcttcataatacgccacacattttccatgggagacatgtgtggactgcaggcgggccaggaaagtacctgcactctttttttacgaagccacactgttgtaacatgtgctgaatgtggcttggcattgtcttgctgaaataagcgggggcgtccatgaaaaagacggcgcttagatggcagcatatgttgttccaaaacctgtatgtacctttcagcattaatggtgccttcacagatgtgtaagttacccatgccttgggcactaatgcacccccataccatcacagatgctggcttttgaactttgcgtcgataacagtctggatggatcTCTTCTTCTTTGGAcctgatgacacgatgttgaatatttccaaaaacaatttgaaatgtagactcgtcagaccacagaacacttttccactttgcatcagtccatcttagatgatctcgggcccagagaagccggcggcgtttctggatgttgttgataaatggctttcgctttgcatagtagagctttaacgtgcacttacagatgttgcgacaaactgtatatagtgacagtggttttctgaagtgctcctgagcccaagtggtgatatcctttagagattgatgttggtttttgatacagtgccgtctgagggatggaaggtcacggtcattcaatgttggtttccggccatgacgtttacgtggagggatttctccagattctctgaaccttttgatgatattatggatcgtagatgttgaaatccctaaatttcttgcaattgcactttgagaaacgttgttcttaaactgttagactatttgctcatgcagttgtggacaaaggggtgtacctcaccccatcctttcttgtggaagactgagcatttttttgggaagctgtttttatagccagtcatggcacccacctgttcccaattagcctgcacacctgtgggatgttccaaataagtgtttgatgagcattcctcaactttgtcagtatttattgccacctttcccaacttttttgtcacgtgttgctggcatcaaattctaaagttaataattatttgcaaaaaaaaaaacgtttatcagtttgaacattaaatatcttgtctttgtagcatattcaactgaatatgggttgaaaaggagttgcaaatcattgtattccgtttatatttacatctaacataatttcgatactcatatggaaacggggtttgcaataACATCACATATGCTAATGTTTTGTGAGCATTGTGAGGTCTCTAAATCTGTTTAAGATTTTAAAACTCTTCAAGTTGTCATGTTCGAACCTGTCGTGTTTTGTTTTCCTCAGGTTTGGTCGCAGACGAGCAGTTCAAATTCCGATGGTTGCAAACCTCATTTTTACTGTCACCAGTGCCTTGTGCACCAACTTCCTGCTCTTTCTGCTCTTCCAGTTTTTGATTGGCGTTGGCTACGGAGGTTTTCGGATGAATTCAGTCATATTAGGTAACGTGCTGCATTATTTTAAGGATGTTACCCTAAACTGAGTTTATTCTTTGAATAGCGATGCTCCATTAGCGGTGCTATACTCTCAACGGCGTTGCGCAGGGGCATCGTTAAATTTCAAATTTTATACTGTAAGGTAGTGATCGAACATTAATTTTGTGTATGTGAGTACCATAACTTTGGCGGTGTTGACACCCCTGACAAGGACTCATCAATCGTATTACAGTGACgggtgggttcatttattatctctgtcaattatagtctggagcttCACGCACAAAAGATCTgacggggtattcatatggatattaaaatctcCATTATAATTAAATTAtctgcgtgcgtcactagatccgCAACAAACacattcatatttatatttaacaaTCACATTGtataacacaggggtcaccaactttttccactgagggccgcacactgaaaaatcaacacGAGCaggagccattttgatattttttcatttcaaaaaccaatacaatatatgtgtaaaaatatacatttatgcctccactcaggcttgatcccagggaccccaaaggatttaggtcaaaaaatatttaaaatgtgtcattattttgtattattgttatacaaggtttaaatctctagatcaacattaggcctatctgtcaatataacgtttttaaagatttaaattgtaagccctttttgtcaaagaaaaccctgttttgttatgggggaaaaaaaacacaaaatatacaatagtttcccccaataaaattttaaagtggaatatttgcgattatataataattggagccttaaaaatgtccaacacacaacaacattgattttaatttattcttttttattttttttagcaatgacacacacaaaaaaatcctactaaaattattggggatccaaaagggtcctaatcattaaaaaaaaaaaaaatatatatatatatttttttttttttaatgtttactttaaacacaattgtctctagatcaacttcagatccatccatcaaatatatatatatatatatatatatatatatatatatatatatatatatatatatatatatatatatgtatgtgtgtttgtttatatactatgtgtgtatatatatattatatatatatatatatatatatattatatatatatacatatatatatatttattacatatatatatatatgtatatatatatatatatatatatatatgtgtgtgtgtgtgtgtgtattgtgtatatactatgtgtatatatatctatatatatgtatacatatatatatgccctgcgatgagttggcgacttgtccagggtgtaccccgccttctgcccgattgtagctgagataagcggtagaaattggatgtatatatatatatatatatatatatacatacatacatgtatttatatatacatacatgtatttatatatatatatatatatatatatatatatatatatatatatatatatatatatatatatatatattattggtgttttttttttttttttaggcccttatttatagaaaaaaaacaactatgttttttatatggcaaacacaaaatgtttcccccaaaaatatcccaaagtggaatatttaatttgatgtcgttggagccttgaataggtcaataattcataatgacatttattttgatttattattatttttttagtcaaCAACAGCCTGCACGGCAGCTTTGTTATTAgactaaacattgcaacattttcctgtcacatttcacctgtttgctcttttatacgattttttatgtcttttatttttttaatcttatttttagaatgtgcttagagccgttaaaaaattacccgtgggcggaaaatggcccccgggctgcactttggacaccccagatatataggcttattgttcttccaccatagaagtgggtcaaaatctagttttaatacaatacagcaaccccccgcgacctcgaacggGGCTagtggtagagaatggatggatggatggtctaaaTTGTGCTGCtatattgctttagccctgcctggctgcccgaggagaggctgcttgaatgcggtgtttgcaccacgctccACTTTCTCTTTCTTGACTTGAGGGTGGTGCCGCTTacaaggggttagcatgtttgacgtgttggcagaagcgtaccctactgctgctgaacaatgtcggcaaacctccgtcctccatcgTTGTAACGCACCGCAAAGCCGAAGTCTTCTTAAAGGgaagatgttaacgaggcaggagggtcttccagctctggcttttgcatattgtcctagcctggtcgctgctagcctgcctcgctctgcattgtttacacaacgtgcggtgcactacctaatatgtccttgtggaaactcgttcggtacgcctccgaaccgaaccgaatcCCCCGTactgaaatggttcaatacaaatacacgtaccgttacacccttagagTATGGTTTGATCTTTTTTCTTCGTTTGGACTTTGGATAAATAAACACTTACATGCACTAACTTGGACCAATAGTTGAACATTATAACGTACGTTTTGTGATTATAGACTTTGGACTGGACCGCAGGTTTCCAAATTTAGTTTTAAATCACGTAGTGATGAATAAGAGTTATTCACAAAGAGGGAACTCACATTTTGTGCGTGCAAAGTTCACGTGGGAGGGATGGTGCACAAATGTATAAATCaacatttttgtttctccgcGCTTTTTAGTCACAGAGTGGATTGGTCCGTCCAAGAGGTCTTGGGGAGCATGCGTGACCCAACTATCTAGTTCAGTTGGACAGGCCATCCTTGCCGGTCTGATCTACGTCATCAGAGACTGGAGACTGGCTCAGTTTGTCACCGCAGTTCCACTGGCAgtcatttgtatttatatatggtAAACATTGACCTGTTACGGATTTCTGCCTATTTAGCTTCCCTGTTGTTTTAACATGATGTCCTTGTGAACTATCAGGTTCCTTCCAGAGTCCGCCAGGTGGTTGTTGGGCAGAGGGAGGACGGAAGAAGCTAAGGAGTTGCTGTTAAAGGTGGCGGCTGTCAACAAACGCACCGTCACAGATTCTCTCCTGGAAAAGGCACTAAAATCTATTGAccgagatagatatctacatatatccatattcacGAGTTATTTCTAATTTTCCAGAGTCATATTTGAAAATAGCtaatgtttttccatttgtgCTCTTTATGGTTGGCTGCTAAGTAGTGTgcatgtgttaaccttgaagctgtaGGAATGAGGCGAGTGGCGATTGGCGTATTGAAAAAGACAAAACTTCTGGAAGGTTTTCAGACCAAATTaggcgatgcgaattgaatgtgttgttttttaggttggtctctccaaagctttggaataaattgcaaaatacctattctgttctgggtttcatttaaaatcagcttatgtgtcatcaaaagaacttggggttgaccagcaacttaaattacCTCGTAGggacatctggtccaaacgcaacactaTCCAGAGTGGGTCATACTGGTAAGCTCATGGCATGGTAACTTATAAATaacgacaacttcagattgttttctttgtttgaaaatagaagaagcacaatTGATCACACATGAAGTTAGAAGGGGATATACagtatcttccatccatccaaccatccatctacttacgcttatccgaggttggtgatcgggggcagcagcctaagcagcgaaccccagacttccctctccccagcagcTACGTCCAGCTtttaccgggggatcccgaggcgttcccaggccagccgggagacatagttttcatTGACAAATTGACAAGACAAGCTTTATTTTGTCCATTCCCACATGTACAAGACAGAAAAGAACTGAAATTACGTTTTCGGCACAGTcctgctaagagcagacatacgttacaggggggacaagacAGGACCGCCaatggatcagccacttacggcgctccttagaaaggtaagaaaagggtgacattgggagagggggggagtaaaaaaaaaaatatcagtttaaggctagaccctcaggaggggtccagactgagtccaaggaaaaaacctgaCATAGCATGGCaccacataaacatgttacatgtaatgacaccaacttgcaacaaaccggggggggggggggggggggagttgagGCCCTGGAGGCCGGCTGCCGCTATAGAGCACTACTCAGCCATacacaaccccagaggaattaagcggtggtgaaggtgttgatttgggggggggggggggggggggggggcgggtgcATGAATCCCCAATTAACTTGGGAaagatgttgaaatgtttttgtgcaCTGGGGCCGATCTCAAAGTTCCACAcctacgtgtcctgggtcttccccgtggcctcctaccggtggacgtgccctaaacacctccctagggaggcgttcgggtggcatcctgaccagattcccgaaccacctcatctggctaatatccatgtggaggagcagcggctttactttgagctcctctcggatggcagagcttctcaatcgatttctaagggagagcctcggcggaggaaactcattttggccgcttgtacccttgatcttgtccctttggtcataacccaaagctcatgaccataggtgaggatgggaacgtagatcgaacggtaaattgagagctttgccttccggctcagctccttcttcaccacaacggatcgttatttaaacataactcttacaccacacatgaaaaatggctaataatgcctgaaataatgcatccttgggagttttactcgaaacatatgcttttttaaatcttgcaaatgcaaaaagtagttttttactcactatgactataatagtcttagaatcctgagataatgcgaaaaaagcaataaaaatctattcacacaaattaaaaatggctaataatgtctagagatgtgtatttttgttagttgtactagaaaaattttcttttgtaaggtttacaaagacacaggttagtttttttattcaatataacagtgtaactgtcatactaaatatgaaaggtttataatcataactccaaaaccaaacatgaaagttgtctaaaaaagcctgtaatattaaatttatgtgagttttacccgaatgaggtattttggaaagaatcacaaatacaaaaattaggttttactggcctcatattggccacactcacaatgacagtttttgaaacataactccaaaagtagaaatgcaaaatgtctaataatgcctgaagaaatgtatctttgacggttttactggaaaaaaaacatttggtaaggtttgcaaaatagaaagtaattttttactaaatttgacagcaatgtacttagaatcctgagataatgcgaaaaaagcaatacaaatatattccaacataatttctaatccaaacatgcaaaatgtctaaaaatgcctgtgatattgaatacatgtgagttttactagatacagttgtttttctatggtttgcaaatacaaccatgaggttttactcaatatgactgtatactgtaacactcaacatgacagttatttaaacataactcctacaccagacatgaaaaatggctaataatgcctgaaataatgcatctgggagttttactcgaaacatatgcttttttaaatcttgaaaatgcaaaaaaatgttttttactcaacatgactataatagtcttagaatcctgagataatgcgaaaaaagcaataaaatgtattcacacataacttctaaacaacacattaaaaatgactaataatgtctagagatgtgtatttttgtaagttgtactagaaaaaatgatcttttgtaaggtttgcaaagacacaagttagttcttttattcaatataacagtgtaactgtcatactaaatataaaaggtttataatcataactccaaaaccaaacatgaaatttgtctaccaaagtctgtaatattgaatttatgtgagttttaccagaatcaggtattttggaaagaatcacatatacaaaaatttggttttactggcctcatattggtcacactcaaaatgacagtttttgaaacataactccaaaagtaggaatgcaaaatgtctaataatgcctgaagaaatgtatctttgagagttttactgaaaaaaaaaaacatttggtaaagtttgcaaaaacagaaagtaattttttactaaatttgacagcaatgtacctagaattctgagataatgcgaaaaaagcaataaaaatgtattccaacataattcctaatccaaacgtgcaaagtgtctaaaaatgcctgtgatattgaatacatgtgagttttactagatacagttgtttttctatgttttgcaaatacaaaaatgaggtattgctcaatatgactgtatactgtaacactcaatatgacagttatttaaacataactcctacaccacacatgaaaaatggctaataatgcctgaaataatgcatccttgggagttttactcgaaacatatgcttttttaaatcttgcaaatgcaaaaagtagttttttactcaatatgactataatagtcttagaatcctgagataatgcgaaaaaagcaataaaaatgtattcacacataacttctaaacaacacattaaaaatggctaataatgtctagagatatgtatttttgttagttgtactagaaaaatgatcctttgtaaggtttgcaaagacacaagttagtttttttattcaatataacagtgtaactgccttactaaatatgaaaggtttataatcataactccaaaaccagttcatctgccctttcttttctttttcttctatgtcccactctcccttgtggagggggtccggtccgatccggtggccatgtactgcttgcctgtgtatcggctggggacatctctgcgctgctgatccgcctccgcttgggatggtttcctgctggctccgctgtgaacgggaatctcgctgctgtgttggatccgctttggactggactctcgcgactgtgttggatccattgtggattgaactttcacagtatcatgttagacccgctcgacatccattgctttcctcctctctaaggttctcatagtcattattgtcaccgacgtcccactgggtcattattgtcaccgatgtcccactgggtgtgagttttccttgcccttatgtgggcctaccgagaatgtcgtggtggtttgtgcagccctttgagacactagtgatttagggctatataagtaaacattgattgattgaaacatgaaatttgtctaaaaaactctgtaatattgaatttatgtgagttttaccagaatcaggtattttggaaagaatcacaaatacaaaaattaggttttactggcctcatattggtcacactcaaaaggacagtttttgaaacataactccaaaagtagaaatgcaaaatgtctaataatgcctgaaaaatgtatctttgacagttttactgggaaaaaaaacatttggtaaggtttgcaaaaacggaaagtaattttttactaaatttgacagcaatgtacttagaatcctgagataatgcgaaaaaagcaaaaaaaatatattccaacctaattcctaatccaaacgtgcaaaatgtctaaaaatgcctgtgatattgaatacatgtgagttttactagatacagttgtttttctgttttgcaaatacaaaaatgaggttttactcaatatgactgtatactgtaacactcaatatgacagttatttaaacataactcctacaccacatatgaaaaaattactaataatgcctgaaataatgcatctttgggagttttactggaaacatatgcttttttaaatcttgcaattacaaaaagtagttttttactcaatatgactataatagtcttacaatcctgagataatgcgaaaaaagcaataaaaatgtattcaaacataacttctaaacaacacattaaaaatggctaataatgtctagagatatgtatttttgttagttgtactggaaaaatgatcttttgtaaggtttgcaaagacacaagttagtttttttattcaatataacagtgtgactgtcaacctaaatatgaaaggtttataatcataactccaaaaccaaacatgaactttgtctaaaaaagcctgtaatattgaatttatgtgagttttacccaaatcatgtattttggaaagaatcacaaatacaaaaattaggttttactggcctcatattggtcacactcaaaatgacagttttggaatcataactccaaaagtagaaatgcaaaatgtctaataatgcctgaagaaatgcatctttgagagttttactggaaaaaaacatttggtaaggtttgcaaaaacagaaagttattttttactaaatttgacagcaatgtacctagaatcctgagataatgcgaaaaaagcaataaaaatgtattccaacataattcctaatccaaacgtgcaaaatgtctaaaaatgcctgtgatattgaatacatgtgagttttactagatacagttgtttttcaatggtttgcaaatacaaaaatgaggttttactcaatatgactgtatactgtaacactcaatatgacagttatttaaacataactcctacaccacacttgaaaaatggctaataatgcctgaaataatgcatctttgggagttttactcgaaacatatttatttttaaatcttgtaaatgcaaaaagtagttttttactcaatatgactataatgtttttagaatcctgagataaagcgaaaaaagcaataaaaatgtattcacacataacttctaaacaacacattaaaaatggctaataatgtctagagatgtgtatttttgtaagttgtactagaaaaattatcttttgtaaggtttgcaaagacacaagttagtttttttattcaatataacagtgtaactgtcttactaaatatgaaaggtttataatcataactccaaaaccaaacatgaaatttgtcaaacaaaaagcctgtaatattgaatcaggtattttggaaagaatcacaaatacaaaaattaggttttactggcctcatattggtcacactcaaaatgacagtttttgaaacataactccaaaagtagaaatgcaaaatgtctaataatgcctgaagaaatatatctttgagagttttactggaaaaaaaacatttggtaaggtttgcaaaaacagaaagtcattttttactaaatttgacagtaatgtacttagaatcctgagataataagaaaaaagcaataaaaatgtattccaacataatttcttatcaaaacgtgaaaaatgtctaaacatgcctgtgatattgaatacatgtgagttttactacaaacagttgtttttctatgatttgcaaatacaaaaatgaggttttgctcaatatgactgtatactgtaacactcaatatgacagttatttaaacataactcctacaccacacttgaaaaatggctaataatgcctgaactaatgcatctttgggagttttactcgaaacatatgcttttttaaatcttgcaaatgcaaaaagtagttttttactcaatatgactataatagtcttagaatcctgagatcatgcgaaaaaagcaataaaaatgtattcacacataacttctaaacaacacattaaaaatggctaataatgtgtagaaatgtgtatttttgttagttgtactagaaaaatgatctttcgtaaggtttgcaaagacacaagttagtttttttattcaacataacagtgtaactgtcatactaaatatgaaaggtttataatcataactccaaaaccaaacatgaaagttgtctaaaaaagcctgtaatattaaatttatgtgagttttacccgaatcaggtattttggaaagaatcacatatacaaaaatttggttttactggcctcatattggtcacactcaaaatgacagtttttgaaacataactccaaaaatacacatgcaaaatgtctaataatgcctgaagaaatgcatcttcgagagttttcctgaaaaaaaaaacatttggtaaggtttgcaaaaacgaaatttgatttgttactcaatttgacagtaatgtacttagaatcctgagataatgcgaaaaaagcaataaaaaatttattcaaacataacttctaaacaacacatgcaaaatggctaataatagctagagatatgtttttttgttagttgtactagaaaaatgatcttttgtaaggttcactgtaaaaaaaaaaatcaaatttttatggttagtttactctaaatttctactgtattttttcaatttttttagataggttataaaactgtagaattcaagacattttctgtaaataaacaaaccgcctgttattttgaataatataccagtaatgacgaactatgtatattcctatttttttacagaaaaataccaaattaatcatacatatcattttctggtttctcaaattactttcaatttcatgtaaaattacagtaattaactttaattaaatatgtagcttgttatataaaagtatttgtccttactaacaatctaaaagttgtatatgtaattttatggttaatcaaatttttttaatatttatgtgtattttcacattcaaggcgaaaaatatatgtagcctcttataaaaggtttatgctcaaactaactattacatttttttccctgtaatatgacatacatgagtgactgcaagacatacttaatcaacagtcaacagccttacaaatcacactgacggtggccgtacaaacgactttaacaatgtaacaaatatgcgccacactgtggagccacatcaaacaagactgacaaacacatttcaggagaacatcgtcaccgtaacacaacattaacacaacagaaacaattcctagaattccatgtgttacaatatacaccctcaccacctaaccccgcccagctcaaccaacgcacggaggggggcggtgatgttttgaggcacggggttgggcggtagcgggattgtagcccggaagagtcagcgctgcatgggcttctgggtatttgttatgttgtgtttatgttttattacagtgaggatgttttcctgaaatgtgtttatcattcttgttcgatgtgggttcacagtgtcgtgcatatttgtaacaatgtcaaagttgtttgtacagccacagtcagtgtgacctgtgtggctgttgaccaagtatatcttgcagtcacttttcaaatgaacgacaaaaccgtgctcat includes:
- the LOC133545600 gene encoding solute carrier family 22 member 13-like — encoded protein: MADFGAVLRHVGDFRTFQKLVICAVSFPTVILPFEFACLLFIQPDPERHCDTDWILKVDANLTRQEQLNLTVPLERDGSFSRCRMFVPVDWDIGTIRGRGLDETTVCQNGWVYYSELYTATIVTDFDLVCDWAHLPQLAQTVLMTGNLVGCLLFGPFAESFGRRRAVQIPMVANLIFTVTSALCTNFLLFLLFQFLIGVGYGGFRMNSVILVTEWIGPSKRSWGACVTQLSSSVGQAILAGLIYVIRDWRLAQFVTAVPLAVICIYIWFLPESARWLLGRGRTEEAKELLLKVAAVNKRTVTDSLLEKALKSIDRDRYLHISIFTSYF